One Erythrobacter aureus DNA segment encodes these proteins:
- a CDS encoding putative 2OG-Fe(II) oxygenase: MNRTDARQAIAAIPQTDAATAFNVGLDLLRNDHAEILLPIARKLARKFPRDPRMQQLLGLAARTAQDSTLALEAFGQAAKLAPSDPLIAHSHARCALEAGAPAVALFQRAVEMAPTDGHALLGMGAALLHEGRAQDAVDHLDTLLAANPLWIDGHRDAAHIRGQMGLDPYATITKALAGQPRSLELTTLLAGTHLEALDFEGALAGLQDARGKLGDPASLRILAAHAMSELGNLSEADTTFGTLAPGSSVNDTSLHARHHLRAGRAAKAAALIEPVIARDYDHLLWPYLSLAWRLTENPRYRWLEADERLISVYDLGNILGDLDVLASHLRHLHFASAQPLDQSVRGGTQTDGNLLLRTSAPIRKLRKAILAKVADHVAQLPPFEAGHPTLLKDRDPLRVAGSWSVRLKDEGFHSDHVHSKGWISSALYITLPDTIGQAQDRGKGETDHSGWLTLGESRDILPGLEPVRLVEPKQGRLVLFPSTMWHGTRPFSAGERMTVAFDIARPQQS, encoded by the coding sequence GTGAACCGTACCGACGCACGTCAGGCAATTGCAGCGATTCCGCAGACCGATGCGGCAACCGCCTTCAATGTCGGCCTCGACCTGCTCAGAAACGATCATGCGGAGATCCTGCTGCCAATCGCACGTAAGCTGGCGCGCAAATTTCCCCGCGACCCTCGCATGCAGCAGCTCCTCGGCCTTGCAGCACGCACGGCGCAGGACAGCACACTGGCACTGGAAGCCTTCGGACAGGCCGCGAAACTTGCCCCTTCCGATCCGCTGATCGCCCATTCCCACGCACGTTGCGCACTGGAGGCGGGAGCGCCTGCTGTCGCTCTATTTCAGCGCGCGGTCGAAATGGCTCCCACGGATGGCCACGCCCTGCTCGGCATGGGAGCCGCGCTCCTCCACGAAGGCCGAGCCCAGGACGCGGTCGACCATCTCGACACACTGCTCGCCGCCAATCCTCTGTGGATCGATGGCCACCGCGATGCCGCGCACATTCGCGGCCAGATGGGGCTCGACCCTTATGCCACCATTACGAAGGCATTGGCTGGCCAGCCCCGTTCACTCGAACTGACGACCTTGCTCGCCGGTACCCATCTCGAAGCGCTCGACTTCGAAGGCGCGCTCGCCGGTTTGCAGGACGCCCGGGGCAAGCTGGGCGATCCCGCCAGTCTCCGGATTTTGGCAGCACATGCGATGTCTGAATTGGGGAATCTCTCCGAGGCCGACACCACCTTCGGCACTCTCGCTCCAGGCTCTAGTGTCAACGACACCTCTCTGCACGCCCGCCATCACCTTCGCGCCGGACGAGCCGCAAAGGCGGCTGCGCTGATTGAACCGGTGATCGCCCGCGACTATGATCATCTGCTCTGGCCTTATTTATCGCTGGCTTGGCGTTTGACGGAGAACCCTCGCTATCGCTGGCTCGAAGCGGACGAGCGGCTCATAAGCGTCTATGATCTCGGTAACATTCTCGGCGATCTGGACGTGCTCGCATCGCATCTGCGCCACTTGCATTTCGCTAGCGCACAGCCGCTGGATCAATCCGTTCGCGGAGGCACCCAGACCGACGGCAATCTATTGCTGCGCACTTCCGCCCCAATCCGGAAACTCCGCAAGGCGATCCTTGCCAAGGTCGCTGATCATGTAGCGCAACTGCCGCCGTTCGAAGCGGGACACCCGACGCTTTTGAAGGATCGCGATCCACTGCGCGTCGCTGGATCGTGGTCGGTTCGGCTCAAGGACGAGGGCTTCCATTCGGACCACGTCCATAGCAAGGGCTGGATCAGCTCCGCGCTGTATATCACACTGCCCGACACAATCGGACAGGCCCAGGATCGGGGTAAAGGTGAAACAGACCATTCCGGCTGGCTGACGCTGGGCGAATCCCGTGATATCCTGCCTGGCCTCGAACCCGTGAGGCTCGTCGAGCCGAAACAAGGTAGGCTAGTGCTGTTTCCAAGTACCATGTGGCATGGTACGCGCCCGTTCTCTGCGGGCGAACGCATGACCGTGGCGTTCGACATCGCCCGCCCCCAACAGAGCTGA